From a single Accipiter gentilis chromosome 8, bAccGen1.1, whole genome shotgun sequence genomic region:
- the LOC126041959 gene encoding acidic leucine-rich nuclear phosphoprotein 32 family member B isoform X2, giving the protein MEMKKRLTLELRNKKPGEVKELVLDNCRSDDGKIVGLSSDFENLEFLSMININLLSVSNLPKLNKLRKLELSDNRISGGLEVLAERTPNLTHLNLSGNKIKDINTLEPLKKLPNLHSLDLFNCEVTMLINYRESVFTLLPQLTYLDGFDADDQEAPDSDPEADGDGLEDEYENGEGEEEDDDDEEDDLDEEVIDDEEDEDDDLEGEEEEDGVDDEEEDEEEDGEDDEEDEADDDLPRGEKRKRNLEDEGEEDPEDEEDDEDD; this is encoded by the exons ATGGAGATGAAGAAGCGGTTGACGTTGGAGCTGCGCAACAAGAAACCGGGCGAG GTGAAGGAGCTGGTTCTTGATAACTGCCGTTCGGACGATGGGAAGATCGTTGGTCTCTCTTCAGATTTTGAGAACCTGGAGTTCCTCAGCATGATCAACATCAACTTGCTGTCTGTCTCCAATCTCCCCAAACTCAACAAACTCCGGAAG CTGGAGCTGAGTGATAACAGGATTTCTGGTGGCCTTGAAGTTCTAGCAGAGAGAACTCCTAACCTGACACACTTGAATCTAAGCGGCAACAAGATCAAAGACATCAATACCCTGGAGCCCTTG AAAAAGTTGCCAAACCTCCATAGTCTGGACCTCTTCAACTGTGAGGTGACAATGCTTATCAACTACCGCGAGAGCGTGTTCACCCTTCTGCCCCAGCTCACCTACCTAGACGGATTTGATGCTGATGACCAGGAAGCCCCTGACTCAGACCCTGAAGCAGATGGGGATGGACTGGAAGATGAGTATGAGAATGGGGAAG gtgaggaagaggatgatgatgatgaggaaGATGATTTGGATGAAGAAGTCATTGatgatgaagaagatgaagatgatgatcTGGAaggtgaagaggaggaagacGGAGTAGATGATGAG gaggaagatgaggaggaagatggTGAGGATGATGAAGAAGATGAAGCTGATGATG ACCTTCcgcgaggggaaaagagaaaacgAAATCTagaggatgaaggagaggaagatCCAGAAGACGAAGAGGACGATGAGGATGACTGA
- the LOC126041959 gene encoding acidic leucine-rich nuclear phosphoprotein 32 family member B isoform X1, protein MEMKKRLTLELRNKKPGEVKELVLDNCRSDDGKIVGLSSDFENLEFLSMININLLSVSNLPKLNKLRKLELSDNRISGGLEVLAERTPNLTHLNLSGNKIKDINTLEPLKKLPNLHSLDLFNCEVTMLINYRESVFTLLPQLTYLDGFDADDQEAPDSDPEADGDGLEDEYENGEEGEEEDDDDEEDDLDEEVIDDEEDEDDDLEGEEEEDGVDDEEEDEEEDGEDDEEDEADDDLPRGEKRKRNLEDEGEEDPEDEEDDEDD, encoded by the exons ATGGAGATGAAGAAGCGGTTGACGTTGGAGCTGCGCAACAAGAAACCGGGCGAG GTGAAGGAGCTGGTTCTTGATAACTGCCGTTCGGACGATGGGAAGATCGTTGGTCTCTCTTCAGATTTTGAGAACCTGGAGTTCCTCAGCATGATCAACATCAACTTGCTGTCTGTCTCCAATCTCCCCAAACTCAACAAACTCCGGAAG CTGGAGCTGAGTGATAACAGGATTTCTGGTGGCCTTGAAGTTCTAGCAGAGAGAACTCCTAACCTGACACACTTGAATCTAAGCGGCAACAAGATCAAAGACATCAATACCCTGGAGCCCTTG AAAAAGTTGCCAAACCTCCATAGTCTGGACCTCTTCAACTGTGAGGTGACAATGCTTATCAACTACCGCGAGAGCGTGTTCACCCTTCTGCCCCAGCTCACCTACCTAGACGGATTTGATGCTGATGACCAGGAAGCCCCTGACTCAGACCCTGAAGCAGATGGGGATGGACTGGAAGATGAGTATGAGAATGGGGAAG aaggtgaggaagaggatgatgatgatgaggaaGATGATTTGGATGAAGAAGTCATTGatgatgaagaagatgaagatgatgatcTGGAaggtgaagaggaggaagacGGAGTAGATGATGAG gaggaagatgaggaggaagatggTGAGGATGATGAAGAAGATGAAGCTGATGATG ACCTTCcgcgaggggaaaagagaaaacgAAATCTagaggatgaaggagaggaagatCCAGAAGACGAAGAGGACGATGAGGATGACTGA
- the ACER1 gene encoding alkaline ceramidase 1, which translates to MPSIFSYQSAEVDWCEGNFERSTVIAEYYNTISNVSFFVLSPTLLYLNRQYRQHRALPMYVVSCLLFCVGIFSMYFHMTLSYVGQLLDELSILWTLAVAYSFWYPRVYFPRFIKTRKHFFWLSGITTVISTLMSFIKPAFNAYVLNCIAFHLLYLTWRELKKCNDKRVHRMAAVMVLWWVLAISSWISDRWLCGLWQAINFPYFHSFWHVLIAMSLLYCCPLVIYFDVCYEMPSFKPKLEYWPSDSWPIVVPYVTLEEPHKQC; encoded by the exons ATGCCGAGCATATTTTCCTACCAGAGCGCCGAAGTCGACTGGTGTGAAGGCAACTTTGAGCGCTCAACAGTCATTGCAGAGTACTACAACACC ATCAGCAATGTAAGCTTCTTTGTCCTTTCTCCCACCTTGCTCTACCTGAACCGGCAGTACCGTCAGCACCGTGCCTTGCCCATGTATGTCGTCTCCTGCCTGCTTTTCTGCGTAG GTATCTTTTCCATGTACTTTCACATGACCCTGAGCTACGTAGGACAACTCTTGGATGAGCTCTCTATCCTCTGGACGCTGGCTGTGGCATATTCCTTTTGGTACCCCAGGGTTTACTTCCCCAGGTTCATTAAGACCAG gaagcatttcttctgGTTGAGTGGTATCACCACCGTGATCAGTACCTTGATGTCCTTCATCAAACCAGCTTTCAATGCCTATGTCCTCAACTGCATCGCCTTCCACCTGCTGTACCTGACATGGCGTGAGCTGAAAAA GTGCAATGACAAAAGGGTTCACCGGATGGCTGCAGTCATGGTCTTGTGGTGGGTACTGGCCATCAGCAGCTGGATAAGCGACAGGTGGCTCTGTGGGCTCTGGCAGGCGATCAACTTCCCCTACTTCCACAGCTTCTG GCACGTGCTGATAGCCATGTCCCTCCTATACTGCTGCCCACTGGTCATCTACTTTGATGTCTGCTACGAGATGCCATCGTTCAAGCCAAAGCTAGAATATTGGCCCAGTGACTCCTGGCCTATCGTGGTGCCTTACGTTACCCTGGAAGAACCCCACAAGCAGTGCTAG